CACTTTTCACCAAAGAAACATTTCCCTCCAAAACTTCTCAGCTGGTTTCATTATCAACAATTATCAACCTCTGTTTGAGGTAGAAAGAGGTAAAGTCATCTAGTTTTTCACTAAAAAAGCTCAAAGAAAAGTACTACTTATGTTTTGATGCATGATCATTAAGAGTCTAAAAATGTACCCGTAATATACAATAACATATCAGTCACGGGGGCCATTTTCTGGAGAGTGAGTTgatttacttttgatacttgcTAGTAATACGAAGCATTTTGAATGAACTGATTTTGAACTTTTCcgtgtaattattttttttcactggtacatttacttaagtaaaggatctgaggaCTTCTTCCACCAGTGCTTTGTAGATAGCTGGCAGCAAAAAATGTATTAGATGTTCTCATAAATACGCTTCACTGATTCTATCCACAataaagctgcagctggaaagtTTTCTCTAAAGTTTGCATTAAGACACTTGAACCCTGCCCACCCTACTTCAAAACCTTTGCCCGTGTGAAACAGTGACTGGTTTGCCTTATTGCGCTTTACATCAGGATCTTAGAGGAAGAGTTTGAAACAATGCAGGACTCACTGAGTAAACTATTCCAGAAGGAGTTGTATGTTGCACTGCCAGTTACAGCCCCGAGTCTGGCTGGATTCCTCCTCACTGTGTGCACTGAGAAGCCATCAGGCCCagtcacctccacctccaccacatgATAGTCACTTAACCTGGGGACGTACAGAGGCATGAAACTGGACAATTCAAGCACATATGAAAGGTCTGCTTTAAGTCAGTCAGATTTTTAATGAGACTCACGCTGTGTCAGACACAATCTCTCCCTGAACACCACTAAAGCCGAGTGTTCCTgctgccacagctgctgctgccatggTGTTAACATTGTTAGGAGCAAGTGGGCACAACTCTGCCACTGAGCCCCTGAATAAAACTCTCctgccctctccctctgtccagTCAGAGAGGACGTCTCCAGTCAGCCTGAAGCAGGATGGATGTTTGGACATTCTTATAAACAAGGCCTGAAAAGAATGAGACAGAAGAAATAGTTTAATCAGAACACAGAAACTTTTACCGGAGACATTCATGATTGCTGTATGTGCAAGTCAATACTGATGCTCCAAAAACTGTTCAAGCTGAACACAAAGCAGTTCACAGTCTAAACTTTAACAGTGGCCACTGCATACTTTCCTCCCTTTCTGTGTAGCTGCACACTGCACCAGCCCAGTGTTACCTTTAAGGCTCCACTATCATTCAGCCTCTGAATGTCCTGGCCTCCCCATAATGCTCCACTGGGGACATAGAGTGTCCGACCATGCTGCTGAGCTGCCTGACGCAGCCTCTCATTCAGGTCAGGGTCAGAAAGGGCAGAGGGGGATCCCACCTgagaggagcagaaagaaaaaggcagaaaacataATGGCATGATTCTGCGACtatgtgtttttactttctgtAATAGATGCCTTCAgcacttattttattttagcaaaATTCCCATGAGAACAGATGAGATTCTCACCATGAAATGGGactgagacaggaagtggagcCCAAATTCTTTCACTATCTGAGGATGGCACACTTCTACAATCACATCACATTgcctgtaaaacacacagtgattCAGTATTCATCAAAGTTTCAGAAAGATGGAGTTCAAAATGAGATGCCATTATGTAAAATGTTAATTCTGTTTTGCATATGAGTTTTATATTGCAGTATGTGGGTTTGAACCTGTTTGCAAAAGTTGACAGATCACTGAGTATGAGTTCATCAGGAACTAAACCTTTGAGCTTGTCACAATTTCTGTTCCAAACAAAAGCCAGAGTCAAACCAAGAGCAGCTCCATCTTTAAGAATTCTCTCCACCAGGTACTGCCCtaaaacagatacacacaagtgctgtctttaaaaaatgacattagACACTTTCAAGTCTGATAATATGAGAAGCATTGATTAATTTTCGAAAGTGTGTGTCTTGGATTTGGAGGGGGGGATCCGACCTAGATGTCCAAATCCTACGATACCAATCTTCATAGAAGAAGAGCTGGTTGCCATGTcctgtgcagagagagagatagcatGCTAATAAAAGCCCACAACATTCATCTAACAACTTGAAAACACAAACCACCACACATACGTCTGCCTTTGACCTTACTTCACATCTCATCTCCCTCAATCATCCACTTGACCAGTGTAACACTCACTATATTTATTGCTCCTCTCACCCCGATAATCCCACACGCCTCCAGAGCTGTCTCCCTACTTGAGGCACAACTATCAGCCCACAACTCCAGGAATTGTGGGAAAACACAGTACAAAGTCCGACTCAGAGAGGTTGTAGTTAATTATTGTCCGTTCTTCAGACTGTGGAATTATCTCATACAGGGCTCCCCCTTCATCTGTTTAAACAATTTCAGTTTCAGATATATTAAGAATCTGCTGTAAAGTGCAACAACACTAAACTTTGCCTGAGTGTTGAGAAGTCAGTTGATTCTCAAATTACATGCACTGTACGTCACTAAACATGTTCACATCTATTTGTCTCACATGGTGAGTTTAActatgcttaaaaaaaattaaaattgaataaattaaatatattgcTCTTATGTagattaacagatttttttctgttccagtATCACACAGTGTGGCTCTTGCCTTTTTGGAGAAATCTAGTGAACACAAgaaatgcaacatttttttttttttttaataaaatcatCTGTCAATCAAAATTTGTACAAATGAGGCGCATAATTCATTATACACACTTGCTGACAAATAATCTGGCACCGCCCTGGAAATTTTGCTTTCACATTAAATGCTTTAGGTTTTGAAAACTGGATGTTACCTGGTAGGCGTCCCCCACCTTGACATTAACCCAACCCCAAGCTTTATCATTACTATACTTAGTCATTGCATGCAGAAATACTGCATTCTGCTTGGCCTCCAAGGTTTAGAGATATGGAAGAAAAATAGAATTAGTAACCAACAATCATCAGAAGTTCAAATGTAAAGTGAGAAAGTTTCCTATTCACAGTCAGTCAACTAGTTCAACTTTGCCCTTAAAGTGCTGATGTCACCAATGCATTTCATCTAGAGAGGTCAAAAGTCACCTATTTGTCCATGAGAATTCAACCAGGGAGAACATTGATTATCAGAGAGCAATCAGACAGAAAGGATCGGTCCAAGGTTCATTGCTGTGAAATAGCAACAGACTGAGAGACACGTTAGAGATTTGGGACGAGGGGAACAGACGAGAACATTGAGGAAATATATGTGTTGGTGGccagaaagaaaatagaagGTGCCCAGTGAGACAGGTTCACCCAACTGAGACATCTGTGAGAGGCCACATCACTGCTGACTCTGAGAAGATGGACATTCTTGAGACAGACGCCTATGACAGGCGGCAGAGGAGAAATATGGTAGCTAAAGAACATTTACTGTTACTTACAGTCATTGGTCAATAATTGTTTTTTACTTTCTTCAACCTTTTCCACTTGGAAAGGATGAAATTGCCAAAAACCATTATTACTCTTGAAAATTCAAGCTGTGAAATGTCTCCCcctttctgtcttctcctcactcactctctATCAGTCCTGTGccctgttcttctctctcttgcctttctttttgtcctcagCTGTCTACTTCTACCTGTGGACTCCTGAATCGTCCCCGTCCATCATGTCTGCAGCTGTCAAATCAGCACCAACCCTCCTACTGGCTGCAACAGTGCTGAGCTGGAATGGAGGTCAGAGTGTCCTGGGTGTTGTAGGAGGACTGCTCTTCTCTGCTGTTGGTGACTGTTGCTTGATATGGCCTGAGCTTTTTCTGCATGGTAAGAAGCATGAACTGTAATTTTCTGTATGTGAATTACGATGCAGTGGACACCATTTAGAAATAAGAGCTgcacttgatttattttagtCCTTTGTCTTAGTATATCCTCAACATCTCACACATCTGTTTCAGGAATGGGTGCCTTTGCTGTGGCTCATCTGATGTACTCACTCACCTTCCTCTCCAGTCGTTATGCAGCAtattcctcttcctcctggacCCGTCTTCTATACCTAATCCTGTTCATGACAGGAGGAGGtttctatatctatctatatccaTTCCTGCAGAAGGCACCAAACTCAGATCTACTAATTCCAGCTGTGGGGGTATACACTGTCTTAATTACTCTAATGGGGACATTAGCTATTAGAACCCACCACACAGCAACACTGTTAGGAAGCTTGTTCTTCATAGTGTCTGACCTGTCACTGGCTCTGCAAGTTTTCAAGGTGACGGCACCAATATATCATGGTCAGACTATTGTGATGGTGACATATTATTTGGCACAGCTACTTATCGCTGTGGGCGATGTAAAAGCTGTGGAGAGTAAGGACGACTTTTCAAAATGGAAGAGGTCCTAAACGGAGGTCCCCTGTGGCACCCCTAAAGTCTGAACGACCCTCCTCACATTTACTTATTGGATAAAATCCTGAATACTTTCTGTGGGATTTTCTAAAGAACCCATCAAATAAAGGAAAGGAGGTAGATAAACATAACATGGACAGTTGTCCTACTGGTCAACACTTGACAGCTACTTCAGTCAAAGCTTTACAGCTGGAAAAAATAGAGCAAAAGACTATCTTGCAAGCTACCTTGTTATGGGTTTCCAATTTTTTGTAATTCATATTTCAGTGATCATGCTGACAGTCAATTTTAAAACAGATACGTCTACAAACAAGACTAAAAGAAACTCAGTGAATAACAGTTTAGAAGAACATCTGTAATCTGTGATTTGTACCGAAATATTTTAATCTGTGATTTTGTGCGACATCCATGTTTTAGTTTAGGTTGTGCCGTGGCAGccattgttttgttgcttttgttttgttaataataaataaatatggtgAACATGTAACTGAAGTAATGTAAATTTCAACAATTAATATAGACAATACTAAACATATAACCTTTGATGGAGATGCTTGATATTACATTGAGGATATAAAGAACTGAAAACACTGGACTGAAGTAACAGttgactgaacaaaaaaaagtattttatacAGCTCAGTTATTTACAGTTATTCATGGTAAAATCCAGTTACTGGAGTACACGCAAAATATGGACAGCAACTGTCATAGCAGACAAGGATGTTACTAAACATCCATGATACAGATCATTAAAAATGATCTATTACATTTTTGCGCACTAATATCAAAACAGTTGAGGTAAATAAGACTTCAGCGATCCATCCCATTGTCATCCGACTGCTTCCCGCGGAAACACATGACCCTCAAACGCTCGCAGAAGTCCAGTTCTTCCTGTtggaaacaaaaatgtgactttaaaaGAGGTTTCCTTGACAAGATTTAAGCCTACGCCTAAACTATGAATAGTTTTTTATCGATATCTCTAATTTATTTCAATTCTGGCCTAGAATTCTAAATGATTTGCATTAACCGTATCCTGATCAATTATTGTGATCAATTGATTGTGCACACCGTTTTCAGCCTCTGTATTTTGCTGAAGGCTCAGTATAAACTACCTgactttcttcctttccttggAGCTCTCTGGCTCGCTGTCTAAGTAGCTCCTCCAGACCCAGAGCAGGATTCATACAGTCTTTGAGCCCCTGTGGACAGTCCTCCACCAGACTagacagacatggaaacaaGGAACGACATAATCACTAATAAGAGCCATGAATTCATGTAAACTTGTCAGTGATGAAGTCTGCAGGGTTGACAGTGTTCCTTACCAACAAAGGGCACCAAGCACATGCTCGTGGAAAGGTGAGTGAGGTGTGCGGAGAACAGATACCAGCTGCTGTACCATACCCATGGAGACAACTGTGTCTGCAGGAAGGTGGAAATAGGAATGTGATTAAGTTTTAGATATATCAGAcccaaaatgaatgaaagtccCAGTTTTGGTTCAGGGAAGAAGCAACGTAACACTGTCAGTGCTACCATTCTTAACAAGTTTCACTGAGTGGAAGGACATCACTTACTCCAGGACGATTGGGTTCATCAAGTCTCTTCTATCACAATAAAACagtaatcagattttttttttatatatatatggaagAGACTTTGCTGAGTAATCTTAGGTCTGAAGAACAACAGTTGAAAACATAAGTGGCACTCCATAGAGGAAATACCTCCGCCAAGAGCTAATATTCTGTCTGAAATTCATCTTTGAGGTTTTCTGATAGCATTATTACTAAATTAATAATACCAATATTAGTTTAAAACCACGCTGTTTACAATGCTTCTCTCATTTGTACCTTTCTGTTCAGGATGTGACGTCAGCAGGTTGAGCAGAAGGAAAGCTGACTTGGTCCTGACCTTCTCGTTCTCCGACTGCATGCCTCGCATAAGCACTGAGAAACCATCGTGGGACAGGAACATCTGGAGTCCCACCTCCTGCTCTCGGACCAGACCTAAAGtcacaacaggaaacagttaTTCTGAGGTACGCTGTGTACCGAATGTCAGCCCATGGACACAGAATGTCAGTCtactttaaatgttaaatgttatatTATTTAGGAGATGTCTACCTCTGTGTGCCAGAGCTCAAGAAATACTCACAAGAGACAGCGTAAAGGGCTTTTACTCTGACAGTGGGGTGGGGGTCTGAGTCTGTCAGATGCAGCAGCTTTGGCAGTGCCCCAATGTTAAGCAAGTGGACCTGCACCTGTGGCATATTCTGAGCGCAGGAAGCAATCAGCTGGGCAGCACGCCACCTTAGACCACTTTGGACATGACACAGATACTGGGAGAGGCACAACTCTAGTCCACCAAGGATCATCAGGTCtgtgaagcagagacagagggggcaCGGTCAGGGTagagaaacaaactgtaaatataCTCACACCCTCCTTATAGCTGCTGCAAGTTCAGCTTGCGTCTTTAAACTGCTTGGAGGATATAAAATCCAATACAGTTTATCACAAACCTCTAGCGTTGTCCAAATTCTCACACAACTCCGACAGCATCTCAAAGGCTGATTCACgctcatcttcatcctcctcttcatccctttgctcctctccctccctctcactttcACTCGTTCCCTCTTTGCATAGGACGGCCAGACACTGCTTCATCTGCTGCACTTCATCCATCTGCCCTTTGCAGACTTCTGCAAGAGCTTCTCTCAGCCACGTTTTCCTCTGGAACAAAGATGCAGCACTATCATGTTTCTCAGCTCTGATAGAAGGTGGAGGTTGTTATGGATCTAAGTAAAAACTAGTACTCAACCTAAAATTGAACTGTCCTTTTTGAAACTGAATTTAGTTTGGATCAAGTGGTTCTGGTAAGTGCTTTGAGAAACAATGGTAATACACATCTTACATTGTGCAGCATCTTCTGATGTTTGAAATCTATAACTACCAGGTACTTACCTGCTCTGACATGGGTTCAAGAGGGGCAGGTCCCTCTGCAGCTGACCCAGCCTCCACTGCCAACTGCAGGACCCCCTGAAGATTTTGGGGATATCTCCTGTTCTGGCTATTTTCTGCCATGATGTGTACAGCTGggggtcaaacaaaacaaaacaataaacaaacaaaatcagcaaGGCAAGGAGAAGTGGATTTCAAAAACCCAGCAGTCAGTTTCTTGATTTAATCCAGAGAAGTTCACATGACTTTACTCTAGTGATGCTTAGCACAGGACACATTTAGGGAGTGCTAATTAATTTCCATCATCAGaatcataataaataaataaaataataataatgtaaacacagcagcctGAAACATCTAACAGGTTAAGATTAAAGATTTTTACTTTGTTACGGACACCATCATTAGCAAAATCAGCTTATTTTCACCTTACCTTTTCAAGAGTCCTAAACAACTGTGTTGAACAAATGGACACAAGGTTTCTCTCTGATTCACAGACAACTTCACTCCTCCTATAAACACAGAAATACGAATGCGCTAGAACATTCTAGCTAGCTGATCTCACGAGTGGCATGGGGGCTGCCATGCTTTACCGTAAACCTCAAACCAAACCGGCAAGCAAAACGCTTTTGCAGTGGTCTTTTCTCACCTCAGGGTCATTTCAGTCTTCACATTTTCTACGTCAATTCAGTCCTTCAAAGTTACAGTGTAGTAAAACTCACAGAAGTACAACATGGTTATTTAAAAGTCATAACAGCAGATTTAAGTATATCAGCGTATTTAAGGTAAATCAGTGACGTTTCTACGAGCGACGTTCAGAGAGTATGAGTAAAAGTGAGAGGAGTACCTCACGAGATTCCCAGAGCGACAGTGTCAAGTGTGAACTGTTATAAAATACTGTGCAGAATATCTTATGTCACGatgtttgtgatattttatatgTTATAATGTATGATATATGATtgttttataaaatacaaagtatCAGATTCTTACCACTTCCCTCTTGGTTATCAACAACTTTGTGAAAACCgtgagaagtaaaaaaaaaaaaaaaaaaaagtaaaatgtaaaatctctCTTCTTAGTTAATGATGTCAGTGAATCGTGTCTAGATTTTCGTTgttatttgtattattattagtacTAGTGGTAGAAGTAGaacaaaatgaagaagaagTAGTAGTCGTAGTAGTACTGCTAACCCTGTCGCAGTGAGTTTTGCATCGCCGGTCAGCTGACCTGCTGGAAGCGATAGCTTTGTAACTGGCCGCTTACTCTCTTGATCTTTGGATCGTCTTTGGTTTGTCTAACCATCAAAGATGGCGGCGCTTGTGGGGCTGCGTGCATGTTTCTCCGGTAAAatagttttattctttttcagtGTCTGACTCTGTATGTATTTCTGACGGGGTTTTTTATTCATAACATCCCGTTTTGTTGTGCGCATAAAAGGACAGACTGTTTGCTTCTGTAGAAATGTAAGATGATGCTGTCTCTTCCGATCGCAGAGCAAGGTCACGTTACCAATGAATGTTAGCTAACTATACTGCTAGCTGAGGATGAGGTCTAACTGATGAACGACTATTTAAATAATGTTAATATTGTAGATAGCTGGACAGGTACTGAAGTCTTCTGTTTAAATAACAAAGCTTATCTGAAGGATAATGACTCTGACGACTCTTCCGTTTTCGTTCCAAGAGTTTGTTAGCTTCATGTCATTCTGCTGCAGAGCTACTGTCAGATACAAcccagtgtgtggttttataaTGTGATACAAACCTCTGACTTAGGCTCAGTCCGGTCATCAGAATTTACTGATGGACACTGAGCAATGCAGGTGCAAAGCAGCTTTAGCTTCCCAGTCGTTCTTATGTTACAGTATTTAAACATTTCTAAGTAAAATGACTTAATGGTTTTTGTACTCTGTTTCTTAATTGGCACTTGCAGATAGAAATTTAGTACATTATAGACAAAAAGAAGCAGGTATATAGCAtctcatttcatatttcatattgaCATTTCAGTGATCCTCAAAATAATCTTCTCAATAATTGTCCATGCAGAAAGAGATTTTGCATCCCAGTGACATGTGTGAGTTGTGGCTTTGTGGTTTCTGGCAGAGATTTTGATGATGTGTGAAACTCACTGCTAATAGGGTTTGTGAGACATCTCTCCATCATCACACATTGTGTTGGAATTTTAGGATCAGCTACACTGGATTATCCTGTTAGATAATCAGCCATCTAAGCCTATATGGGTCTCATGTTTTGAATTGTTCTTCTCAGCCCTTCAGCTTTCTTCTCCAAGCCTCCTGCACAGCTCCTTCCGATTGGTGAGTATGCACACTAACTACAGTCTACAGGCTGTATGATATTGAATTTTCAACAGTTTAATTCCTGGGTTTGTCCTTGTCTCGCAGTGTGCTGTGCCTCTCAGTCGACGGACCTTTGCTGCAGAGGCTAAGAAGACATACTCCCGAGACAAGCCCCATGTAAACATTGGCACAATTGGCCATGTTGATCACGGCAAGACCACTCTGACTGCAGCCATCACAAAAGGTGGAATCACTGACGTCCAAGTTTTTACTCTCACACTGGCCTAAGTGAATGTAAAAACCAACACAATTGATAATTTAATTTAGTCCAGAGAATGAATTAGTGTCACTGACCTGTGTGAAAAAGTAAAGGCTCCTTAGTTTTCTCTTGCAAAAACTTGATCTGAGTGATGTGATCTCCCTTTCTCAGTGCTCGCTGAAGCTGGTGGTGCTCACTACAAAAAGTATGAAGACATTGACAATGCCCCCGAGGAGAAGGCGAGAGGGATCACCATTAACGCCTCTCACGTAGAATACACCACAGCCAACAGACATTACGCTCACACAGACTGCCCTGGTCATGCTGACTACGTCAAGGTAATCTTTTTTCCACCTGCATGCATCCCGACCAAGTAACACTGAATAACATGCAGCCTCATTGTCATTTGAACTTATCAGAACAAGGACTGCTTTCCTTCTCCAGAACATGATTACAGGCACAGCTCAGATGGACGGCTGCATCCTGGTGGTGGCAGCCACCGACGGCCAGATGCCTCAGACGCGCGAGCACCTCCTTTTGGCCCGGCAGATCGGTGTTGAGCATGTGGTGGTTTTCATCAACAAGGCTGATGCCGTGGAGGACAAGGAGAtggtggagctggtggagatTGAGATCCGTGAGCTGCTCACAGAGTTTGGCTACGATGGCGAGAACATACCTGTTGTAATAGGCTCCGCCCTCTGCGCCCTGGAGGTGAGGGGATGCTGGCATTAAATTGTGACTCAGAGAAGAGTTTAGAGAATAACTGTGCTAATCTGCTGATTTTAACCAGTGTTGTATTCACTGGTGTTTGCCTTCTCTGTCAGGTACTCTTAGTGGAGCCTGATTGATTAGCTGTAGTTAAaagaacataaagaaaaaaattagtcAACAAAAGCATTTGCCTAAATGACACTAACTGATTCAGtgactgaattttttttctcttatttattttctttttctttgctccatCTCAGAACAGAGAGCCTGAACTGGGTGTGAATGCAGTGATGAAACTGTTGGAGATTGCTGATTCTTACATCCCTCTGCCcaagagagagctggagaaacCTTTCCTTCTGCCCATTGAAGGGGTTTATTCCATCCCAGGTaggaaaaaactgaaagaaatgcATGTAACTCTTGCTAACACTGAGCTCTAAGGCTAAACCCAATTAAG
The window above is part of the Toxotes jaculatrix isolate fToxJac2 chromosome 18, fToxJac2.pri, whole genome shotgun sequence genome. Proteins encoded here:
- the aspdh gene encoding putative L-aspartate dehydrogenase isoform X2; its protein translation is MATSSSSMKIGIVGFGHLGQYLVERILKDGAALGLTLAFVWNRNCDKLKGLVPDELILSDLSTFANRQCDVIVEVCHPQIVKEFGLHFLSQSHFMVGSPSALSDPDLNERLRQAAQQHGRTLYVPSGALWGGQDIQRLNDSGALKALFIRMSKHPSCFRLTGDVLSDWTEGEGRRVLFRGSVAELCPLAPNNVNTMAAAAVAAGTLGFSGVQGEIVSDTALSDYHVVEVEVTGPDGFSVHTVRRNPARLGAVTGSATYNSFWNSLLICKGHGGRVYLC
- the aspdh gene encoding putative L-aspartate dehydrogenase isoform X1 translates to MRCEDMATSSSSMKIGIVGFGHLGQYLVERILKDGAALGLTLAFVWNRNCDKLKGLVPDELILSDLSTFANRQCDVIVEVCHPQIVKEFGLHFLSQSHFMVGSPSALSDPDLNERLRQAAQQHGRTLYVPSGALWGGQDIQRLNDSGALKALFIRMSKHPSCFRLTGDVLSDWTEGEGRRVLFRGSVAELCPLAPNNVNTMAAAAVAAGTLGFSGVQGEIVSDTALSDYHVVEVEVTGPDGFSVHTVRRNPARLGAVTGSATYNSFWNSLLICKGHGGRVYLC
- the tmem86b gene encoding lysoplasmalogenase; this encodes MDILETDAYDRRQRRNMSCALFFSLLPFFLSSAVYFYLWTPESSPSIMSAAVKSAPTLLLAATVLSWNGGQSVLGVVGGLLFSAVGDCCLIWPELFLHGMGAFAVAHLMYSLTFLSSRYAAYSSSSWTRLLYLILFMTGGGFYIYLYPFLQKAPNSDLLIPAVGVYTVLITLMGTLAIRTHHTATLLGSLFFIVSDLSLALQVFKVTAPIYHGQTIVMVTYYLAQLLIAVGDVKAVESKDDFSKWKRS
- the hspbp1 gene encoding hsp70-binding protein 1 yields the protein MAENSQNRRYPQNLQGVLQLAVEAGSAAEGPAPLEPMSEQRKTWLREALAEVCKGQMDEVQQMKQCLAVLCKEGTSESEREGEEQRDEEEDEDERESAFEMLSELCENLDNARDLMILGGLELCLSQYLCHVQSGLRWRAAQLIASCAQNMPQVQVHLLNIGALPKLLHLTDSDPHPTVRVKALYAVSCLVREQEVGLQMFLSHDGFSVLMRGMQSENEKVRTKSAFLLLNLLTSHPEQKDTVVSMGMVQQLVSVLRTPHSPFHEHVLGALCCLVEDCPQGLKDCMNPALGLEELLRQRARELQGKEESQEELDFCERLRVMCFRGKQSDDNGMDR
- the tufm gene encoding elongation factor Tu, mitochondrial; the encoded protein is MAALVGLRACFSALQLSSPSLLHSSFRLCAVPLSRRTFAAEAKKTYSRDKPHVNIGTIGHVDHGKTTLTAAITKVLAEAGGAHYKKYEDIDNAPEEKARGITINASHVEYTTANRHYAHTDCPGHADYVKNMITGTAQMDGCILVVAATDGQMPQTREHLLLARQIGVEHVVVFINKADAVEDKEMVELVEIEIRELLTEFGYDGENIPVVIGSALCALENREPELGVNAVMKLLEIADSYIPLPKRELEKPFLLPIEGVYSIPGRGTVVSGTMERGIIKKGDDCEFLGHNRSFKSVVTGIEMFHKSLDRAEAGDNLGALVRGLKREDVRRGMVMCKPGSIMPHQKVKAQVYVLSKEEGGRHKPFVSNFMPVMFSLTWDMTCRVTLPADKEMVMPGEDTSLTLTLRQPMVLEKGQRFTLRDGNRTIGTGLVTEILTFTDEDHCNWG